Proteins co-encoded in one Malus domestica chromosome 09, GDT2T_hap1 genomic window:
- the LOC139187872 gene encoding uncharacterized protein, giving the protein MVEGVVMPANLIPLDIVDLYVILGADWLHYNRAHIDCYEKSVTFYCPGLPEVTFVGERSGVRHGVISAIRARKLLSKGCQGYLAHVVLNDVVPNNVEEVGVVRHYPDVFPDDLPGLPPDRDVEFSIDLLPSTDLISLTPYRMAPAELRELKIQLQELIDKVED; this is encoded by the exons atggtagagggtgtagttatgccagccaatcttatcccgttagatattgtggatttgtATGTGATTCTAGGggcagattggttgcattataatcgtgcccatatagattgttacgAGAAATCTGTTACCTTTTATTGTCCTGGATTaccagaggttacttttgtgggtgaaagaagcggggtgagacatggagttatttctgccataagaGCAAGGAAGTTATTATCGAAGGGTTGTCAAGGATacttagcacatgtggtgttaaatgatgttgtccCTAACAATGTAGAGGAAGTTGGGGTAGTCAGgcactatcctgatgtatttccaGATGATTTGCCGggattgccgccagacagagatgtggaattttctattgatttgcttccaagtACAGATCTTATATCTTTAACTCCATACAGAATGGCTCCAGCTGAACTgagagagttgaaaattcagttacaagaattaattgataaag ttgaagattaa